The Jeotgalibacillus aurantiacus genome segment TCGAGAAAAATGAAGGTGTACGAAGAAAAGATAGAGGACATGGTCGGAAAGGTGTCCGTACTCATACAGAAGGACGGCAGAAACGTTGAAATTGTGATCCGGTCGAGGGTAGATAGTTCACGGTTGTTTGAGTGTAAATATCAAACGGATCAACCGGATCGACCGGCGTACTATGACGCTGAAAGAATCGCCCAGTATTACTGCAATTCGAATGGGCTTACGATCGAGCTGAAAACAACTAACGTTGAGTTGCCGTTCATTGGCAATGCAAACAATAAAACGAGATAAAGGGGAAATGACGGATGGATTTAAAACAAACGTATCAGCGACAGGTAGAACAAGAGGTAACGAAGTTTCGCAAGGCAGTCGACAAGATTAACGAGAGCGATCATCCGACATACAGCGTACCAGGCGCACGGGATTACGAAATCAGCGAGTTAATCCGAGAGCTTGAACGCAAAGTGAAAGAGATCGACATTGAGTTCCGTGAGCAGATCGAAGGGGCAATCGAGCATCAAACAAAGGTGGCAATGAGATCACAACACTACGTATCTGCAACGGATCGTGAGTTCATCAAGCAAGCGAGTGTGGAATTGAAAACCGCGTTAACCTTTGCCGGGAATAAAGCGGAAGTGTTAGACGCAATCAATGCTTACGAATCGAGACTTGAAACGCTTGAATCAGAATCGGCGTTTTCCGAAGTCATCAAACAGCTTGCGGAAATCATGCCGAATCTATCCGATGACTTTGCCAAGCAAAAGGTGACGCACCTATACCGAACTCTTTCGCGTGGATTGCAGACGCCGGAACAGGCGCAACTTGAAGAATTAAAGCAGGCGAAGATTACCGGTGTGAAAAGGCCGTTTACCACACTGAAAATGACGCACCCTGCGTTTAAGCATATTCAAGCAGCTCGCCGATCAACGAGATACTAAAATAAACACACACAAACGAAAAGGGAGACGATGATAAATGAAAACAATCACAATTACGTATAAGGAACACGAAGGGCGATACGGGCACGCGTACAGATCGATGACAGCGAAGGACGCAGAAGGACGCGACATCCATACGGAAATTTCCACGGTTAATCCGGTACATTTCATCGAGAAGGCGGTTACAGAAGTAGTCAAGGCGATGGTTGCAAACGGGCAGGCTGCCGATGACTTTACGATTGAGCTACCGGCAGAGATTACGCTTACCGCAGAGTTGCAGGCGCACATTGCGGACAAGTTAGCGTCTGATCCGAAAGTTGCTAGTGTGGTGTTCGGATGAAAAAAGTGACGGTGTATAATCGGACAGCCGAGACAACGGAAGAATTAAAGACGATTACTGAATATATCAAACAGCAAAACGGTAAGATCATAGGGATGATCGGACTAAAAGACGGACAGGGTGTTTCAGTAACGTTTGAGTTGCCGGGAGAATAAGCGTTAACAGGCGGGGGCTAACGTGGCCCCTCCCAAATCATTATAGTTTAAAAGTATTTTCCATTAACTAATAGTTTTTGAAATGAAAAGTCTCTTTAAATGGAATATCTTCGTTAATTTCTACCTTTTTTTTAAGGTCTGTGTAAATTTCCATATACAATTTAATCGCAATGCAAAATTCCTCAAGATGGAAATGCACTAAATTGTGAATTTCTTTATCTCTTGTAAAACTGATTTTATATTCTTCTAAAGAAACAGTGTGCCCTAAGTAATAACTGTAACTGTTCGGATGAACTCTTTCTGATAATTCATCGTAAGATATTCTGAATGTAGCCGTCTTAATATTTTTATACTTTTTCATGTAGGAGTCCAATGAGTCAATAAGTTTCATAACATTTATTGGATCAAGGTAGTCAATGGTTTTTTCGTTTTTACTTTTTACCCCTAAATAAAGTCGTTCTAATTCGTGATCAAAATCGATCATTGTAATTGTTTCGTCAAGATATTGATTATATTTTTTGTGCATGTAAGCTAATGAACCTGTTGTTTCAAAAATCGCGCGTAAAGCTAAAACAGAAATTTCAGGATTGTTTGCGTTTAGTCCGTGAATATAAGCTTTTACCAGTAATTTTATTCTATATAAATGCGTCTGTAAAAAAACTATACAATTCTGCCCAATTAAATTTAATGGAGTTCTGACAATAGTTAAATGCTCAATAAAGTTTTTTTCGCAAAAATTGAAAAAATCAGTTGTATCGGAAACGAAGTTTATTTTGTCTGAAGATTTTAATATGTTTTTAACGGACTTATTTAGTTTCATAAGCCACCCCCGTAATTTTTATAATTAAATAATAACAGATAATAGAAAAGTAAATTCTATTGAAGATATTTTACTGTGGAACTTAATAATGAAAATACGCAAATATTATATAGAAGAAACTCGTTGATTTCCTATAGTCTAAATGCTAAGATATACGTAAATAATCGGCAGATCGATCAATGACCGATTCAACTTACGTAGCAGGGCTATCGGAAAGCCTTCGTTTTCAACGCGGTCGGGAGTTCGAATCTCTCCTGGGACGCCATTACAACATCACGAACTCCTGCTATGCAGGGTTACATAAAGATCAAAAACGCTGCCACACGGTTAATCCTGTGGCAGCGTTTTTTGTAATAGTATGATCATAATCAACTTGAAGGTCAGGAGTGGATGGAATGAAAATCAAAGCACTTTTCTTAGATTTTTACGGCACTGTCGTACATGAAGATGATGTCATCATCAGGGATATTTGCAATCGGATAAAAGAAAGCTCGAATACCGACGCAACTGCTTCTGAAATCGGAGGTTATTGGTGGAAAGATTTCTCTGATTCATTTATCCAAAGTTTTGGTGATGATTTTCAAACACAAAGAGATCTTGAAACACAATCACTCAGACGTACCCTCTCTCATTTTGATTCATCTTTAGATGAAACTACGCTGAGTGAATGGATGTTTGAGCATTGGCAGAAACCAATGATCTTCACTGACGCAATCGAGTTTATTGAAGGTCTTCAAAATAAGCTTCCCGTTTACATCCTCTCAAACATTGACCGGGCAGACATTTTATCAGCAATCTCTCTTCATCACCTCCCCTTTGAAGAAGTGATCACAAGCGAAGATGTTAAATCATACAAACCCCGCTCCGAAATGTTTGACTATGCGCTCAAGAAATATAACTTGTCAGCAGATGAGGTTCTGCATATAGGTGATTCCTTAAGAAGTGACATTGCCGGTGCCCAGAACCTTGGAATCAAAACAGCCTGGATTAACCGGACAAACAAACCATCAGCAAAAAACATACAACCCGACTTCACAATATCAAAACTGACCGAGATCCTGAACATAATATGATTTACATGATTTTTTAAGGATTTACCTGTGGGATCTGGCCATGTATTAGCCCTTTATCAAAAAAGAAAAATCCTTAAGAAGATTATCTACACAGAGGGCTGGACTCATCCGTAGACTCCTGCGGCAGAGAAGCGACAGGTGAGACGGCGTAGTGCGGAGCACTAGCCGGCTCACCGCGCGGCCGCGGAAAGCGAAGGGTGAGTCCAGCCCGGTCTTTATAAACCCATCTCCTTCAAGCGAACTCCCCTATACTCAGCGCATTTCTG includes the following:
- a CDS encoding HAD family hydrolase; amino-acid sequence: MKIKALFLDFYGTVVHEDDVIIRDICNRIKESSNTDATASEIGGYWWKDFSDSFIQSFGDDFQTQRDLETQSLRRTLSHFDSSLDETTLSEWMFEHWQKPMIFTDAIEFIEGLQNKLPVYILSNIDRADILSAISLHHLPFEEVITSEDVKSYKPRSEMFDYALKKYNLSADEVLHIGDSLRSDIAGAQNLGIKTAWINRTNKPSAKNIQPDFTISKLTEILNII